The DNA sequence TAGACGGCAAGCCATGCTTCTGGGTCCTTTTTGTGTTCTCTCTTTTTGTGTTCTCTGAACGAGATAATCCACGCAGGATTTCCGTTGGCTTTGCTCCTGGCATTTTTCCTAAAGTAAAGGTATGGTGTACCGTTTTTATCAGCAACAAGTTGGCAGTTGTTCCGGGAGGAAAATGCCTTGTCACCGAGTACATTACCAAGTTCCGGGAGGTTTTTAATTAGATGTTCAAACTCCTTGGAATCATGTCGATTCCATGGTGTGGTCGTAAACCACTGGATCACACCGGTTTCAATATCGATGCTGATATGGAGTTTGATACAGTCTTTTCGTCCGCTTTGCCGTTTGATCCGGATGTCGTACC is a window from the Candidatus Thermoplasmatota archaeon genome containing:
- a CDS encoding transposase; amino-acid sequence: YDIRIKRQSGRKDCIKLHISIDIETGVIQWFTTTPWNRHDSKEFEHLIKNLPELGNVLGDKAFSSRNNCQLVADKNGTPYLYFRKNARSKANGNPAWIISFREHKKREHKKDPEAWLAVYHLRSIIESVFSSIKKRWGGFLYSRKRWMQKRELALKVLSYNVKQVLLVRYAKERKVPLWIPVV